The Mycolicibacterium mageritense genome contains a region encoding:
- a CDS encoding GntR family transcriptional regulator: MRAHQNPDLHQTLSHRIRDTLVRQIVAGELEPGERLVETRVAATFGTSQAPVREALRELETFGLVEIKPRRGTFVRSFIRETLRESYVLRAALEETATRLVLMIGNVPFDELRDDVERMQKAARENDTEAVGMESVMFHRHIIEAAGNDLIKRTWENLHIEARTSVTIMARTPDLRAIADDHQALLDSLSSGDVDAACALARQHQWNYSELPDDTSTD, from the coding sequence ATGCGTGCGCACCAGAACCCGGATCTTCACCAGACCCTGAGCCACCGGATCCGCGACACGCTCGTACGCCAGATCGTGGCCGGCGAGTTGGAACCCGGCGAGCGGCTGGTGGAGACCCGGGTCGCCGCGACGTTCGGCACCAGCCAAGCTCCGGTCCGGGAAGCGCTGCGGGAGCTGGAAACCTTCGGGCTCGTCGAGATCAAGCCGCGACGCGGCACGTTCGTGCGGTCGTTCATCCGCGAGACCCTGCGCGAGAGTTATGTCTTGCGGGCCGCGCTCGAAGAGACCGCAACCCGGCTGGTGCTGATGATCGGCAACGTACCGTTCGACGAACTCAGAGATGACGTCGAGCGGATGCAAAAGGCGGCCCGCGAGAACGACACCGAAGCGGTCGGAATGGAAAGCGTGATGTTCCACCGGCACATCATCGAGGCGGCCGGGAACGACCTCATCAAGCGCACCTGGGAGAACCTCCATATCGAGGCCCGGACGTCGGTGACGATCATGGCCCGCACACCGGATCTGCGCGCGATCGCCGATGATCATCAAGCACTCCTGGATTCCCTGAGCTCAGGAGACGTCGATGCCGCCTGCGCGCTGGCCAGGCAACATCAGTGGAACTACTCCGAACTCCCGGATGACACGTCGACGGACTGA
- the npdG gene encoding NADPH-dependent F420 reductase: MTRSVKSLVAEGDVNETVSILGGTGNLGFGLAVRLGAAGYRVCLGSRDVERARRAAAQADELVEHGTFVGCLNSEAVTQADRLVIAAVPFASHVATLRSVAEHWRAGQVLLDTTVPLATAVGGRPTHLVEPWHGSAAQQARSAIDDRIGLVAGLHTISAAALRDLSRPLDQDTLICGDRRGKELVAAALERIDGLRVVDAGSLEMSRLLEGLTPVLIGINIRNKTHAGIQVTHLGTRPAQQAALA, encoded by the coding sequence GTGACACGAAGCGTGAAGTCCCTTGTTGCCGAGGGCGATGTGAACGAGACGGTGTCGATCCTGGGCGGCACGGGCAACCTCGGGTTCGGCCTCGCGGTGCGGCTGGGTGCGGCCGGATATCGGGTGTGTCTGGGTTCGCGGGATGTCGAGCGCGCACGCCGTGCCGCGGCGCAGGCGGACGAACTCGTCGAGCACGGCACCTTCGTCGGATGCCTCAACAGCGAAGCCGTCACGCAGGCAGACCGGCTCGTGATCGCCGCCGTCCCGTTTGCCAGCCACGTCGCGACGCTCCGCAGTGTCGCCGAGCATTGGCGGGCCGGTCAGGTGTTGCTGGACACCACCGTTCCGCTCGCGACCGCCGTCGGCGGGCGCCCCACGCACTTGGTCGAACCGTGGCACGGCTCCGCGGCCCAGCAGGCGCGTTCGGCGATCGACGATCGAATCGGGCTCGTGGCGGGCCTGCACACCATCAGTGCCGCGGCGCTGCGGGATCTTTCGCGTCCCCTCGACCAGGACACGCTCATCTGCGGCGACCGCCGGGGGAAAGAACTGGTGGCCGCAGCGCTGGAACGGATCGACGGCCTGCGAGTGGTCGATGCGGGTTCGCTGGAGATGAGCCGTCTGCTGGAAGGCCTGACTCCGGTCCTGATCGGGATCAACATCCGCAACAAGACTCACGCCGGCATTCAGGTCACGCACCTCGGTACACGTCCGGCGCAGCAGGCCGCCCTGGCCTGA
- a CDS encoding PucR family transcriptional regulator: MNTPDMAAAHSSETLTLRELLDDEVLSGAELIAGSSGLDRAISAVNVMTVPDIGRWVRQDEFLLATGYPLPRDDEDQAKLLVDLHQLGLAGIGIKLDRYMPELGQPVIDAADRLGLPLVVIPERIRFDDILSRAFAIIVNRQASALAKAQEIHHSFLAITLSGGGLSELAGSLSGLLGDASVAITDPQGTVLAQAGDEAPLVDLHFMKAESADLLRLGLTGLHTDKRTGKRWASREIRAGRLHHGFVVAVEAERPFGEFSLVAVGQAAIVAALEVTRDLAVGAVERRFSSNALFELISGSESESGEYASLGSGFGWDLERDIAVLVGRREGTPDEAHSTRRRSRLADDRAIEFWASAVRSQDRLAAAAGLGSELVAVIGADQDVLAVAHAVQDEVAHFTNGQYAIGVSRSYPGPAGVSIAYQEARTALRLGSRVSGLGAVTAYGELGLFRLLAQVSDEDLRAFADEKLGPVLRMSEPERSEMFQTLETLIEHNMNMAEAARHLHYHYNTLRYRLAKLERLLGPFSTSTPVAIQIGVALQINEMQKILATRPT; the protein is encoded by the coding sequence ATGAACACGCCCGACATGGCGGCTGCACATTCGAGCGAAACCCTCACTCTCCGCGAGCTACTCGATGACGAAGTGTTGTCCGGTGCCGAATTGATCGCGGGCAGTTCAGGTCTGGACCGGGCCATCAGTGCCGTCAACGTGATGACGGTTCCCGACATCGGCCGATGGGTCCGCCAGGACGAGTTCCTCCTGGCGACCGGGTATCCGTTGCCCCGCGACGACGAAGACCAGGCCAAGCTCCTCGTGGATCTGCACCAGCTCGGGCTGGCCGGTATCGGAATCAAACTCGATCGTTACATGCCCGAACTCGGCCAGCCGGTGATCGACGCCGCCGATCGACTCGGCCTGCCGCTGGTGGTCATCCCGGAGCGCATCCGTTTCGACGACATCCTCAGCAGGGCATTCGCGATCATCGTCAACCGGCAGGCGTCGGCGCTGGCAAAGGCTCAGGAGATACACCACTCCTTCCTGGCGATCACGCTGTCGGGCGGCGGCCTCAGCGAACTGGCCGGCAGCCTGTCCGGTCTGCTCGGCGACGCCAGTGTGGCGATCACCGATCCACAAGGGACCGTGCTGGCGCAGGCCGGCGACGAGGCTCCCCTGGTGGATCTGCATTTCATGAAGGCAGAGTCGGCCGACCTGCTGCGGTTGGGTTTGACCGGCCTGCACACCGACAAGCGCACCGGCAAGCGCTGGGCGTCTCGCGAGATCCGCGCGGGGCGCCTGCACCACGGATTCGTCGTCGCGGTCGAAGCCGAAAGACCGTTCGGCGAGTTCAGCCTGGTGGCCGTCGGCCAGGCCGCAATCGTTGCGGCGCTGGAGGTTACGCGCGACCTCGCGGTGGGCGCGGTCGAACGGCGATTCTCGTCCAACGCCCTGTTCGAGCTGATCTCGGGCAGCGAATCCGAGTCGGGCGAATACGCATCGCTGGGTTCAGGTTTCGGCTGGGATCTCGAACGAGACATCGCGGTCCTGGTCGGCCGCAGAGAAGGCACGCCCGACGAAGCCCATTCGACCAGGCGCCGGTCCCGGCTGGCCGACGACCGCGCGATCGAGTTCTGGGCGTCGGCCGTACGCAGTCAGGACCGCTTGGCAGCCGCGGCCGGGCTCGGTTCCGAGTTGGTGGCAGTCATCGGTGCCGACCAGGACGTGCTCGCCGTGGCCCACGCCGTGCAGGACGAAGTCGCGCATTTCACCAACGGCCAGTACGCAATCGGCGTCAGCCGCAGCTATCCGGGCCCGGCCGGTGTCTCGATCGCCTACCAGGAGGCCCGGACCGCGCTGCGCCTCGGGTCGCGGGTCTCGGGGCTCGGCGCGGTGACGGCATACGGCGAGCTGGGCCTGTTCCGGTTGCTGGCGCAGGTCAGCGACGAAGACCTGCGCGCGTTCGCCGACGAGAAACTCGGCCCCGTCCTCCGCATGAGCGAACCCGAACGATCCGAGATGTTCCAGACGCTGGAGACACTCATCGAGCACAACATGAACATGGCTGAGGCGGCACGACATCTGCACTACCACTACAACACCCTGC